Proteins found in one Streptococcus anginosus subsp. whileyi MAS624 genomic segment:
- a CDS encoding bifunctional DnaQ family exonuclease/ATP-dependent helicase: protein MIQEKRKYAVVDLEATSASSNAKIIQVGIVLIENGQIVKTYETDVNPHEKLDSHICQLTGLTDKRLRRAPDFSQVAREIYELIEDAIFVAHNVKFDANLLAEALFWEGFELVTPRVDTVELAQVFFPTFEKYNLGILCEQLDIPLKHAHTALADASATATLFLKIQEKIQKLPKELVEYLLTFSNSLIYESRLAIEDAFNQMSDITCHDLIKRQGIFLRKSKKIKKARKLSQNFQHNINLLDLEERKEQDNFAHDVEQALKSQQPSFLQAQTGLGKTYGYLLPALAQTSKQILATVPTKVLQDQIVANEGQKLEEIFHVSVHSLKSPANYLKLDFFYDSLQQVDDNRLVNRCKMLLLVWLTETESGDLDEIGQRHRYQTYFQQVLHDGKMSKKSLFYGADFWQKGQEKSKRSRVLVTNHAYFLTRLEDDKSIVENRLLIVDEAQKLFLALENLSRKSLNMTKCLQQIQSELETTDTILQRRLIEDIQFELTHAMEQFQRYKKNELTKETCSKLRQDLSELDQSSLADLRTIFATKYDQFWLKEEQFEDYRVTMLEAACLEVLDFRALLPEEVQVLFVSATLEISKKVHLAHLLGFEHAPFYQLPQKQKYQQKIWLDKNFPNVVELDIDIYADLIVKWVHKLATQGAPLLVLFTSKSLLLAVSERLRLPHLAQYKNGEAANIKRRFDRGETSILLGAGSFWEGTDFSSQEQMIEVITRIPFDNPSDFFTQKLNRKLRQEGKNPFYDYSLPVAILRLKQALGRTIRHQEQQSAVVILDNRMLTKRYGRQIQTALEKIAPISVTSMKKIPKEMEQFLKKETM from the coding sequence ATGATACAAGAAAAAAGAAAATATGCTGTGGTGGATTTAGAGGCAACGAGTGCCAGCAGCAACGCCAAGATTATTCAAGTCGGGATTGTGCTGATTGAAAATGGTCAGATTGTCAAAACTTATGAAACCGATGTGAATCCTCATGAGAAGCTGGATTCTCATATTTGCCAATTAACAGGATTGACAGATAAGCGATTGAGAAGGGCGCCAGACTTTTCTCAAGTAGCTCGTGAGATTTATGAGTTGATTGAGGATGCCATTTTTGTGGCTCATAATGTGAAATTTGATGCTAATTTATTGGCAGAAGCCCTCTTTTGGGAAGGATTTGAATTAGTGACTCCGAGGGTAGATACAGTAGAGCTTGCGCAAGTCTTTTTCCCAACGTTTGAAAAATACAATCTAGGAATATTATGTGAACAGTTAGACATTCCTTTGAAACATGCGCATACAGCACTTGCAGATGCCTCAGCAACGGCTACATTATTTTTAAAAATACAAGAAAAAATCCAAAAACTTCCAAAAGAGTTAGTGGAATATTTGTTAACGTTTTCGAATAGTTTGATTTATGAATCACGCTTAGCAATAGAAGATGCTTTTAACCAAATGTCGGACATAACTTGCCACGATTTGATAAAGCGGCAGGGAATTTTTCTTAGAAAAAGTAAAAAGATTAAAAAAGCAAGGAAATTATCCCAAAATTTCCAACACAATATCAATTTGTTGGATTTAGAGGAACGAAAAGAACAAGATAACTTTGCACATGATGTGGAACAGGCTTTAAAAAGTCAGCAACCAAGTTTTTTACAAGCTCAGACAGGGTTAGGAAAGACCTATGGTTACTTGCTTCCTGCTTTGGCTCAAACGAGCAAGCAAATTTTGGCAACGGTTCCTACGAAAGTGTTGCAAGATCAGATTGTGGCAAATGAAGGACAAAAGTTAGAAGAAATCTTTCATGTTTCTGTTCATAGCTTGAAAAGCCCTGCTAATTATTTAAAGCTTGACTTCTTTTATGACAGTTTGCAGCAGGTAGATGACAATCGTTTGGTCAATCGTTGCAAAATGTTACTTTTAGTTTGGCTCACAGAAACAGAATCTGGTGATTTGGATGAAATTGGTCAACGGCATCGCTATCAGACCTATTTTCAACAGGTGCTTCATGATGGGAAAATGAGCAAAAAATCCCTCTTTTATGGTGCAGATTTTTGGCAAAAAGGTCAAGAAAAGTCCAAACGCAGTCGTGTATTAGTGACCAATCATGCTTATTTTTTGACGCGGCTAGAAGATGATAAATCTATAGTGGAGAATCGACTTTTGATTGTAGATGAAGCTCAGAAGTTGTTTTTAGCTTTGGAAAATCTCTCTCGAAAATCCCTCAATATGACAAAATGCTTGCAGCAGATTCAATCAGAACTTGAAACAACAGATACCATTTTGCAACGTCGGTTAATAGAGGACATTCAATTTGAATTGACTCATGCGATGGAACAATTCCAACGTTACAAGAAAAATGAGCTAACGAAAGAAACCTGTTCCAAACTCCGACAAGATTTATCAGAGTTAGATCAAAGCTCTCTTGCTGACTTACGCACTATTTTTGCCACAAAATATGACCAGTTCTGGTTAAAAGAAGAGCAGTTTGAGGATTATCGAGTGACGATGTTGGAAGCCGCTTGCCTAGAAGTGCTAGATTTTCGAGCCTTGCTACCCGAAGAAGTTCAAGTCTTGTTCGTTTCGGCTACACTGGAAATCAGCAAAAAAGTGCATTTGGCTCATTTACTTGGTTTTGAACATGCACCATTTTATCAGTTGCCACAAAAGCAGAAATATCAGCAGAAAATATGGCTGGATAAGAATTTTCCAAATGTTGTAGAGTTAGATATAGATATTTATGCAGATTTGATTGTTAAATGGGTACATAAGTTGGCTACTCAAGGGGCTCCTCTCCTCGTTTTGTTTACATCAAAATCGTTACTACTGGCTGTTTCAGAACGCTTGCGTCTTCCTCATTTAGCCCAGTATAAGAATGGTGAAGCAGCTAATATTAAACGACGTTTTGATAGAGGGGAAACGAGTATTTTACTAGGGGCTGGTAGTTTTTGGGAGGGAACGGATTTCTCCAGTCAGGAGCAAATGATTGAAGTCATTACACGGATTCCATTTGACAATCCGAGCGATTTCTTTACGCAAAAACTCAACCGCAAATTGCGGCAAGAAGGTAAGAATCCTTTTTATGATTATAGTTTACCTGTTGCGATTTTACGCCTAAAACAGGCTTTGGGACGTACAATTCGACATCAAGAGCAGCAGTCAGCAGTCGTCATTTTAGACAATCGCATGTTAACCAAACGTTACGGACGCCAAATTCAGACGGCCTTGGAAAAAATTGCTCCAATATCCGTCACAAGTATGAAAAAAATTCCAAAAGAGATGGAGCAATTTTTGAAGAAGGAAACGATGTAA